CCGAGCTGCTCCTCCCAGCCTCGTTCAAGGGCGCATTCATGGACGACTACGCCATAACCGGCAGGGTGCTGAGGGTCAAGCCCAGCAGGACGTTATACGGCGATGGATACCTTATAAGACTGAAGAGTCTCCCCTTGGGCGAGATAGACCTCTTCGTTCTCAGAGAACACCTGAAAGGAGAGAACAAGGAGATAAAAGAAGGGGAAATGCTTACCGCCGTTGGATGGCTCCAGGGAGGGCTCGTTTAGACCGCCCTCCAGAACGGGTCTTCTTTCGCCTTTACCTTTGCCGTCATCTTGAGGGCCTTTATGTCTGTCTCTTCAAGCTCGTCCTTGAGCTGCTTGGCGAGAATTATGACGTCGTTCTTGCTGAGGTCAACGTAGAGGGTCTCCCCGGGGTGTATGTGCCTGCCGACTATCGCGCCCTCGATGGCTATTGCCACCGCGTCCCCCTTCTTCGCCTCCTGGACGAAGTCGTTCTTGTTCTTTATCGACTTGATGACGCCGACCTTCTCGCCGGTCTCCTTGATCAGAGTCACACCCGGCCTTATCCTGCCCTCGAGGACTTCGACGCCGACTATGGCCGGCTTGCTCCTTCTGAAGACGTAGCGCTCGTCCGGGTAGAGCCTGATAACGCCTGGGAAGGTGACGTTCTTGAGGAGCTCGCGCTTCCTCTTCTCCTCCTCTTCCTTCACCCAGGCCTCGTAGTCCTCGATGAGCTTGTAGATAATGTTGCCAACGAAGATTGGGACGCCCTTTGCGTTCGCAACCTCTTCTGCATCTTCGTTGACCTTGACGTTAAAGCCGAGGACGACCCCGTACTTCGGCTCCTCCTCCTTAACGCTCAGGGCCTCCATAACGTCGGTCTTGCTGATGTTGCCAACATCTGCCTTTCTGATGGGGATTCCCTTCTCCTGGAGCTCCTTGCTGAGGGCCTCAAGGCTTCCAAGTGTGTCGGCCTTGACTATGACACCGATCTTGCCGGTGTTTATGACGACGCTCTGAATCTGGCTGAGTATCTCCTGCTTTGCCTTTTCAATCTCCTCCTCGGAGCGCGCCGCTATGACTGGTGAACCAGCTAACGCCTCCTCAAGGCCCGGAGCCGCTATCTTGACACCCGCCGCCGCTGTTACCTCATCAACCTGGTCGAAGCGGAACCTCGGGTCCCTGATCTCGTCGAGGGGTTTTGGCTTCAGGAGCGCGCGGATTTTGGTAACTATCGCCTTGTCCTTTCCGCCAACCACTATCGTGTCGTCCTTTCTCAGAGTTCCATCGTAGATGATGACGTCGATGGTTGTCCCGAGGCCAACCTCTTCTCTGACCTCGAGGATGGTACCGCGTGCGGGGCCTTCAACCTCTATCTTCAGCTTCTCCTCAAGGTACTTCTGGGAGAGGCCTGCTATGAGGACGAGAAGTTCTGGAATGCCTATGCCGTACTTGGCTGAGATTGGGACGATCGCAAGCTCCCTGGTGAAGTCCTGAACGCGGTCGAAGCGGTTGGCGTTGAATCCCATCTCGTAGAACTTTCCTATCAGTTCCCAGAGCTTGGTTTCCAGCTCCTGTATTGCTCTCTGATCCTGCTTCTTAATGTTGACGAGGAAAGGCTCGTCCTCCTCGATGACCCAGCCCTTTATCCTGTCTATCTTGTTGGCGGCAACTATAAAGGGCGTTCTATACCGCCTCAGGATTTCGATGCTCTCTATCGTCTGCGGCTGGAAGCCCTCGTTTATGTCAACAACGAGGACCGCCAAATCGGCGAGGCTTCCTCCCCTAGCCCTGAGGCTCGTAAAGGCCTCGTGGCCGGGAGTGTCGATGAAGAGCAGTCCGGGGAGCTTTATCTCGCCCTTCCAGAGCTTGATGAGCGGGCCGGCGAGCTGTTTGACAACATCTATCGGAACCTCAGTTGCACCTATGTGCTGGGTTATTCCCCCCGCTTCCTTTCCAGCCACGTTCGTGTGCCTGATGCGGTCGAGGAGGGTGGTGTTGTGGACGAGGATGCCGTTGGCCACGAAGTTGTGGGTCTCAGTTGTGACATCATAGACGTAACCCTCGTATTCGAACTCTTCTATGTCCTCAACCGGAATGAACACGAGGTTTTCAGCGAGGTTCCTGATGTAGTCAACGTCACTTGAGTCAAACTCCCTGTTGCGCCAGACTTCGAGGAGCTCTCTTCCAAGCTCTGTGAGCTTTCCGTCCTTTATCAGCCCATCCTTTTCGAAGGCTTTAATGTAGTTGTGATCCCTTATCCTACCCTCGAGGACGGCGATTTTTTTGTCGAGGTTAATTGAGCCTTTCTCGATGGCGTCGAGAATTCTCATTAGAGTCTCGTAGCTCGGGGCTTCTTCGGATTCGTATTTTCCGTAGAACGGAACGTTTGAGTTAAGCTCCGTCCTTGTGAAGCCGAAGAGGAGCCTCAGGCGCTTCAGTTCCTCGAAAATCGGATAGCTTTCGCTCCTCCTGCTCTTTTTAATTGCCTTTTCAAGAGCCTCCGCCTTGTTCTTCACCGAGAAACCTATGTACCTTCTGAATAGGTCGAGGTTTCTCCTGCCAGATATAACGAGGGTCGTGTAGTCCGAGCGGTAGATCTTTGAGACTATTCCAAAGCGGAGAAGGAGCAATGAAAGGTCCTCAAGGAACTCCTGGGATGCGCTCGTCACTTCAATCCTCGCGTCCTTAAGGCTGACGTGCCCGTCGGCATCAAAGTACCCCCTGAGGAAGCGGGAGACGTACTTTCTGGGGGCAATGAAGAGTATCCTTGGGACTCTAATGCTCTTCGCCTTCTGTCTCTCGGGGTATTCAAACAGGACTCTGAGAAGCCTCAGCAGGGCGTTTTTGCCGTTGGTGAGTTCAATCTCGTAAGATGTGGTGCGCTCCACTCTCTTCACTGCCACCCCGAGGACTGAAAGCTTCTTCAGCTCCTCGTAGACCTCAACATCGTTGTTGGCTATCTTGTCCTGGCTTCCGTCTCCGAACATAACGCCCGCGAAGTAGAAGAACGCCTCCCATTCCTCCGGAGAGCGCGGAAGCTTTACGTAGTGGAGCGGCTTCCCTGAGCGGTGCATCCTTGGGGTGAAGGCCACCCTTTCCACTTCGTCCCACAGGTTGAGCCTCTCTATGTCCTCCCACCTGAAAACGTTCCTCTCAACTTTGTACGCCCTGTCGCCCTTAAACTCGCTGGAGATTTTGCTGAGTACTTCTCCCCTGAGCTTTGCGATTAGCTCATCGTTCTTGAGCTTCTCATAAACGAAGGAGACGAATCTCTCATCACTCTCGTTCCCGTGGATTACCCTCGGAACGGCGACGTAGTCCCCCGGCTTGAGCTGGTCTGCGCGTACCCATCCCCTCGTTGTCAGGAAAGGATGTTCTGGCGTAACCGAAACCGAGTGCCAGTTCTTGAGCTTGACTCTGAGCATTTTGCCCCTATGCCTCACCTTCCAGACGTACGGGCTTTCGAGAACTCTTAACCTTCCATCTTCGCCCACTATTGTGAGTTTCGCTCCGAGCTTTCTGATTTCCTTCTCGTTGTCAGCGACTACGGTTTCTTTAGCTAAATCGAACAGTCCCTTAAGTGTTATCGGGCCGTGCTCGGGCAGTATCACTTTCTCATCTGGCAACAGGCACTTGCCGTGGTCAACGTGGCCGAGAACCGCGATGATTGGCTGTCTAATTCTCTTCGTCATTTTTCTCACCTGAGCTAAAGTCCGGCGTGGGCTTTTAAAGGTTAGCCGGGGGAAGGATTAAAAATCCATGCAGTAAATCCTGACGGTGGTGAGATGATAGGACTTGTGGTTGGAACTCTACTCGGCATTCTATTGGCTCTCATCGCGGGCAGACTGAGGGGAAGGGGTAGCGAGATCTTCATGTCGCTGCTGGGAATACCGGTCTTTACCTACGCATTCTCGGTTCCGTTTGCGGAGACTTGGCCGCGGAATACCTACATCTGCGCTGGAACGTGCCTCACTCCTACCCAATGGGCGGGGGTATGGGTGTTTTTGTCGTTTCTGGTTGCGGTTGTCTATTCCTACTTCCGGGCGAGGGAGAGCCTGAGCATTGACGAGTACGTTCAGGTCTCGTACCTGGCGTTGGGGATATTTGCGGGGGCGGTCGTACTTTCGTCAACACTGCTTCCCGCTTTGATCGTTCCGGGCATTCTGGCCTACGCCCTCCTTGTCTGGCCGAGGGAAGAAAGTTCTATAAAGTTCCTTAAAGTTGAAAGGACGGACTTCCTTGAAGGAGCTGAGGTTTACACCGACGAGAATAGCATGATGGCCTTTAAGAATGGTAGAACGCTCTTCATCGGGGGAGCAGTCCTCAAAGAATTTCCTCGCTCCAGGGAGCTTGCGGAATGCACTTTGAAGGCTCCAAATCCAAGTCCAGGGATGAAGCTTGCGATTTTAATCGTTGGGTTCCTCCCGGCAACGCTTCTCTTCCTTGTTCCAAGGGGTGTTCTTGCAATAGCCGCCTACGGTATCGTTGTCTTGATGACCTTCCTGCTACTCGGAAAGGTTGCAGTCAGCAGAACGAATAAAAGGCTTCCCGAGGAATGTCGCGAGGTTCTGAAGGAGTACTCGGACTTCATAAGGAAAAAGAAGGGGAAGCTCGACATTGTAATAGACTAAATCAGCGCTCCAGACAGTCCATGCTGTCCAGGTATTCCTTCTTTGACCTCGCGTGGGTGTGGTAGAACCAGTCTGCGGCCTTGCAGTACTCGAAGAGTTCCTCGGGCTTGAAGTAGAGGTTTATCTCCCTCTCGGCGCTCTCCGGGCTGTCGCTGGCGTGGATCACGTTGTAGATTGCATCTCCAACGTCGAGGCCGTAGTCGCCCCTTATACTCCCTGGCTCGGCGTCCTTCGGGTCGGTGGCTCCTGCCATCTTCCTGACGACGCTTATGGCGTATCTTCCCTCAACGACCATAACGACGCTCGGAGCCTTGGTTATGTAGTCGATGAGCGGCTCGAAGAAGGGCTTACCCTTGTGCTCCGCGTAGTGCTTCTCGGCAAGCTTCCTGTCAATCCATATCATCTTCATTCCGACGATCTTGAGACCGCGCTTCTCAAAACGGCTGATGATTTCCCCCATGAGGCCCCTAACGACGGCGTCGGGCTTCAAAATAATGAGGGTTCTTTCAATCTGTTTGTCTGCCATTGGCAACACCGAAGTTGATACTCGGGGGGGTTAATAGGTTTTGTGTAATGGTGGATGGGAATAAAAAATATTGAGAAACAGCACAAACCATCAGCCGACTTTTACATACCAGGTGACGGCCCCCCAGGTATCGTGTTTGTACGGGGTGGATGACCATTCTATATGAGGCCCTGAATATGAGTAAGTGCCCCCTCCCACGTCATAGTACTTGAATGTCGCTTGGAACTTTACATTTACTATGGCATGCCATTGTCCATCGTGGAGTGCATTTTCATTCACGTGTCCTTCGGATGCAACGTTGGTTTTAAACGAATACTTAGCGTCCTCAGAGTACATGTTGAAATCCAAGAGCCATGTGGCTGTTTCAGTTGATCTGTCAACGGCAGGAAGTATTTTCGAATCTGGTATTGTCACGGTAAACGTAACAGCAGGTGGATAACCCACGGTGACTTGAGTGGTTGTATGACCACCTAAAGACCCCACGGGATCGGCTCTATCCAACTGTGGATCAAGATTGGGTTCGAGGTTCCAATTGTGGATTATCTTAGAGGAATCAGCCACATAACGCTTGTAGTTTTTATTTCCCTCAACTTCCAAAAGCCCATATCCTGGATCTATTTCGTATCGTCCCTCCCCGTTTTCATCA
This sequence is a window from Thermococcus kodakarensis KOD1. Protein-coding genes within it:
- the ndk gene encoding nucleoside-diphosphate kinase, whose protein sequence is MADKQIERTLIILKPDAVVRGLMGEIISRFEKRGLKIVGMKMIWIDRKLAEKHYAEHKGKPFFEPLIDYITKAPSVVMVVEGRYAISVVRKMAGATDPKDAEPGSIRGDYGLDVGDAIYNVIHASDSPESAEREINLYFKPEELFEYCKAADWFYHTHARSKKEYLDSMDCLER
- the infB gene encoding intein-containing translation initiation factor aIF-2, producing the protein MTKRIRQPIIAVLGHVDHGKCLLPDEKVILPEHGPITLKGLFDLAKETVVADNEKEIRKLGAKLTIVGEDGRLRVLESPYVWKVRHRGKMLRVKLKNWHSVSVTPEHPFLTTRGWVRADQLKPGDYVAVPRVIHGNESDERFVSFVYEKLKNDELIAKLRGEVLSKISSEFKGDRAYKVERNVFRWEDIERLNLWDEVERVAFTPRMHRSGKPLHYVKLPRSPEEWEAFFYFAGVMFGDGSQDKIANNDVEVYEELKKLSVLGVAVKRVERTTSYEIELTNGKNALLRLLRVLFEYPERQKAKSIRVPRILFIAPRKYVSRFLRGYFDADGHVSLKDARIEVTSASQEFLEDLSLLLLRFGIVSKIYRSDYTTLVISGRRNLDLFRRYIGFSVKNKAEALEKAIKKSRRSESYPIFEELKRLRLLFGFTRTELNSNVPFYGKYESEEAPSYETLMRILDAIEKGSINLDKKIAVLEGRIRDHNYIKAFEKDGLIKDGKLTELGRELLEVWRNREFDSSDVDYIRNLAENLVFIPVEDIEEFEYEGYVYDVTTETHNFVANGILVHNTTLLDRIRHTNVAGKEAGGITQHIGATEVPIDVVKQLAGPLIKLWKGEIKLPGLLFIDTPGHEAFTSLRARGGSLADLAVLVVDINEGFQPQTIESIEILRRYRTPFIVAANKIDRIKGWVIEEDEPFLVNIKKQDQRAIQELETKLWELIGKFYEMGFNANRFDRVQDFTRELAIVPISAKYGIGIPELLVLIAGLSQKYLEEKLKIEVEGPARGTILEVREEVGLGTTIDVIIYDGTLRKDDTIVVGGKDKAIVTKIRALLKPKPLDEIRDPRFRFDQVDEVTAAAGVKIAAPGLEEALAGSPVIAARSEEEIEKAKQEILSQIQSVVINTGKIGVIVKADTLGSLEALSKELQEKGIPIRKADVGNISKTDVMEALSVKEEEPKYGVVLGFNVKVNEDAEEVANAKGVPIFVGNIIYKLIEDYEAWVKEEEEKRKRELLKNVTFPGVIRLYPDERYVFRRSKPAIVGVEVLEGRIRPGVTLIKETGEKVGVIKSIKNKNDFVQEAKKGDAVAIAIEGAIVGRHIHPGETLYVDLSKNDVIILAKQLKDELEETDIKALKMTAKVKAKEDPFWRAV